DNA from Agarilytica rhodophyticola:
ATTACTCGTGATTGATGAAGCCCATTGTATTTCTGAGTGGGGACACAATTTTCGCCCCGACTATTTGAAATTACCGAGGTATCAAAACGATTTAACTATTCCACAAGTATTGTTGTTAACCGCCACCGCAACCCAGCAAGTTAAGATGGATATGATGGCGAAGTTTTCAATTACACAAGATGCCGTTATACAAACGGGTTTTTATCGAGACAACTTACATCTTAATGTGCTACCTGTAAGCGAAAGTGATAAGCCTCAGTTGCTTGTGAATCTCATTGAGCGTCAGGGTGCTGGCTGTGGCATTGTCTATGTGACCTTGCAGCAAACAGCTGAGAGCATCGCCAAGTATTTAACAAATGCCGGATTAAATGCTAAAGCATACCATGCAGGCATGAACAATGATGCGCGCAAACAAGTACAGGATGAGTTTATGTCTGGCGCTACACCTGTAGTTGTCGCTACGATTGCATTCGGCATGGGGGTTGATAAATCTGACATTCGCTTCGTCATTCATTATGACTTGCCCAAATCGATTGAAAATTACAGTCAAGAAATTGGTCGTGCAGGACGAGATGGTGAGACATCACATTGCTACGTGCTAGGTAACCTCGCAACGTTAAATACTCTTGAGAATTTTGTTTATGGTGATACGCCAGAATTGTGGAGTATTCAATTTGTCATTGATGCAATTAAAGCGGTGAAAGAAGGTTATTGGGAAACCCAACTCTATTCCCTCTCCTATCAGAGTAATATTCGTCAGCTAACCTTAAAAACATTACTCGTTAAGCTGGAAATGGTCGGCGTCATTACCCCCAAATACAGTTATTCAGCCGAATATAGTGTGAAGTTACTGATGGATCAAAAAACCATCATCAATTACTTTGACGCTGAGCGCAAGCAATTTGTTAGCGCTTTGTTAGATGCTATCGTGTTTAAAAAAATGTGGGGTACGGTTGATTTTGACAGGCTCTTTAATTCTTATGGCGGAGAACGCAAACGTGCGATCACCGCTTTAGAATACATGCGCGATAAGCAATGGCTGGAGCTAAAATCTTCCGGCACAACAGAAGTATTTTCAGTGGACACCTCGTTACTTCATCAACCTCAACTTGCAGAAACTCTTTATCAGCAATTTAAACAACATGAGCAGAGTGAAATTAATCGTATTAACAAGTTATTAAAATTTCTGCAAAGCACTCGCTGCTTAAGTTATGATTTAGCACGTTATTTCGATGACCTCAATGCACCAAAACATTGCGGCCATTGCTCAGTATGCCAGGGAAATGTCGCTATATTATTGGCACCTGGCAATGATAATGTTATCCCAAAAAATCAACTTTATAGTATTGCCACAACGTTAAAAGAGTATTTATTAAAAGCCAATGTTACACACTGTTCAAATGATTTAATCGCGCGTTACCTGGTCGGTATTAATGTTCCAGTATTCACTAGCACCAAAGCAAAGAAAAATGTTACCGGTTTTGCTATCGCAGAAACTATGCGCTATCAAGATGTTATTGATTTTCTGGATAGCGCCTTATAAAACGTAATAATGGCATTTAGCATGCGTCTTCTGCTAAGGCGGCTTATTATTACGGTTGCGCCGATACCGCGGCCATGCGAATTCCTGCAAAAATGAGAAAACCACCAGCCAATTTATTCAGGGTATTTACCATCCAGGATTTAACACTTCCCTTAGCAATTTTATGACCGAAATAACCATAGAGCCCGTAGGCAATTAAATCCACTAAGAAACATGACACTCCCATAATTAACAACTGAATATATAGAGATTCTTCCAAATTGATAAACTGTGGTAGTAAAGATGAAAAATAAAGCAAGGCTTTCGGATTAGCCAGCTCGACAATAAGCCCCTGACGAAATAAGACAGATAACTTAGATGGTTTGCCCTGCTGCTTAACGGTTATCCCTTTACTGTTGCTAAAGATAACGCTAACACCCAGGTAAACAAGATACAGCACACCAACCCACTTTATCATTGAAAACAACATATTTGATGCGATAATGAGTGATGCGATACCAGTTGCCGACAAGACAAAGTAGATCACATTGGCATTTGCCACGCCTAAAACCCCCAGTAAGGAGGGTTTAAATCCGTTGGCTGCACCTTGGGAAGCCACGGTTATGGCAGCAGGTCCCGGCGAAAAAACGATGATAACTGTAGTTAAAAGAAAAAGTAGATATACATCTATACTCATGTGCACTGTCCGATTTTTGCCCGATTCACAGGTGTTTTTAGTTAATTTTTATCTTTAAGAAAAGTCTTGCCTTTGACCAACCAAGAAATACCAAAAGCGGCAATCGCAATGGTTTCCAGCCAAAAAGTGGGTTTGTATGTTGCCAAAAACTGCTCATCATGCACTCGCACTACAGTCAGGTGTATGCCCATTAGCAACATGCACACTATCATCACACAACCACAAGTGGTGTAAATTTTATTACGCGCTAGCTTTTGTGCCGTGGCGGGTTTATTGGGCGCACTCTTAGTAAATAGATACAGGCAAAAATACGCTAGCGTAGCGAAAAATAGCACAGAAAACCCCACATGGATATCACTGATAATACGGGGAAAACAGGCGTTGACTAATAACTCACAGTCGGCATTGGTAGGGAAAACCGCAACGCCGATGGCAAAAATACAAGCCAGATCTCCGGTCACATCATCCACACGGGTATAGCCCTTGTAGGAAAACAGAAAAAAACCAATGGCGAACAAGACTCCTACGAATACGTCTCCCATTCCTGTGTGGTAGAAAGCACTGAGAGAATTTTGAAAACCCTGATCAAAGATAAACACATTCCCCAATACTAGGATAAAGGGAAAGCTGATACCCAAAATTCCAACAGTTCTGCGAAGGGTTAAATAAGAGACGGCAAGTGCATCTTTATGATCCTGATGATTCGACATGATAGGACTTCCTTTTTATTTTGAAATGTTATTAGAAAAAGTCTCATAACCTGAGCCTCGTAACTTAAACCTCGTAACGTAAAAACCTTATGACTTCAGCCTCATAACATACGCCTGGCGAATAGCGCCTATTAGTCAGCAAATCATATGTCATCTAATAGTATATTTATCAATGAACAAGACGTCATTAGATTTATTCTTCTCAATGGCTTAGTGGATAAGATAGATGTGGGCTGTAGCGTATCTGCTTGAACACGACTACTAATGAGTAGTGGCTATTAAGAGGTTAAACTACCTCTGACCATATACATACATTGGGCTGTTAACCAAAGCATACGCGTGGCGAAAGTACTAAGAATAGAAGGTATTTTTTAAAATCCAAAAACCCTGAAAAACTCGCGCAATAACATCAAGAGCTCCTAGCTATGGCTTTGGCACTTTTGGCTGGTTTAGCGATCCAGAAGGTAATAAAGTGGCATTGTGGCAAGTCGCTAAGTGATACATTGGTAATATCACTAATTGTGGAGATAGAGGGCGCTATATATGTGAACCCTTTATCTCCCAATATCGCTAAAGTCGCACCTATTATTTTTTTCTAAACATAAGAGTGAATCGATCCGTATTGCCCTTAACAGTAGCTCTGCCTACTTCATAGCGAAGCTCATCATCTGGGCGATAATGCATGTCGGCATAATCGACAAATTCAAAACCAGCTTCAAGAATCTCTTTAATCGCTAAAACAGGGTCGATTCTACGTCTATTTTCAGCATTTTCGGGTTCCATATGACGAGCCGTATGATCCACAACACCATATATTCCCCCTTTTTTGAGTGCTTTATAAGCCGCCTCATTCATT
Protein-coding regions in this window:
- a CDS encoding RecQ family ATP-dependent DNA helicase yields the protein MSAASINNLDHLLKENFGFDDFREGQKPVIEKLLAGQSSLAIFPTGSGKSLCYQLTATQLPHLTLVVSPLLALMKDQLAFLHKHSIKAASLDSSLDYDEYNKVVNDIRNNTLKILMVSVERFKNERFRLLIENTKISLLVIDEAHCISEWGHNFRPDYLKLPRYQNDLTIPQVLLLTATATQQVKMDMMAKFSITQDAVIQTGFYRDNLHLNVLPVSESDKPQLLVNLIERQGAGCGIVYVTLQQTAESIAKYLTNAGLNAKAYHAGMNNDARKQVQDEFMSGATPVVVATIAFGMGVDKSDIRFVIHYDLPKSIENYSQEIGRAGRDGETSHCYVLGNLATLNTLENFVYGDTPELWSIQFVIDAIKAVKEGYWETQLYSLSYQSNIRQLTLKTLLVKLEMVGVITPKYSYSAEYSVKLLMDQKTIINYFDAERKQFVSALLDAIVFKKMWGTVDFDRLFNSYGGERKRAITALEYMRDKQWLELKSSGTTEVFSVDTSLLHQPQLAETLYQQFKQHEQSEINRINKLLKFLQSTRCLSYDLARYFDDLNAPKHCGHCSVCQGNVAILLAPGNDNVIPKNQLYSIATTLKEYLLKANVTHCSNDLIARYLVGINVPVFTSTKAKKNVTGFAIAETMRYQDVIDFLDSAL
- a CDS encoding LysE family translocator, giving the protein MSIDVYLLFLLTTVIIVFSPGPAAITVASQGAANGFKPSLLGVLGVANANVIYFVLSATGIASLIIASNMLFSMIKWVGVLYLVYLGVSVIFSNSKGITVKQQGKPSKLSVLFRQGLIVELANPKALLYFSSLLPQFINLEESLYIQLLIMGVSCFLVDLIAYGLYGYFGHKIAKGSVKSWMVNTLNKLAGGFLIFAGIRMAAVSAQP